ACACGCCACCTGCACGTGCTCCACGCGTCGCGCCTCCAGTGTCGGAGCGGCAGCGCCTCCTGCTGCGTGGACGAGCTGACCGTGTTCGAGGTCGAGGCGGCCCGTATTCGCCGGCACCACGGCGGACTCCTCGCCTCGGGGGCGGCCCACCCCGCGGGGGCGTGCGCCTTCCTCGACGCGGAGGGTGCCTGTCGCATCTACGAGGACCGCCCGTACGTGTGCCGAACGCAGGGCCTCCCGCTGCGCTGGCTGGAGGAGGATGAACCGAGCGCGGGGGGCGCCGGGAGCGAGCCTCTGCATCAGCACGAGCTGCGCGACAACTGTCCCAAGAACGAGCCCGGTGAAGCGCTGGAGGAGCTCCGCGAGGAAGCCTGCTGGACGCTGGGCCCCGTGGAGACGCGCCTCGCGGAGCTTCAGGTCGCCAGCGCGCTCCCTCGGGCTCGAACGCGGCTCCGCGCGCTCTTCGGCTCTCGCGGGTGAGGCGGAATCACGAGACCCTCAGACACACGTGGACTTGTTCGCGTGAAGCGCGGATGCTCTCAGGACACTCCTACCGGGCGGTGATTCCATGGGCGACAAGTCTCCGAAGAGCAAAGACAAGGCGAAGAAGCAGGACGCGTCCGACAAGAACAAGAAGAGCGCCGCCGCCGCGGCCAAGGCGAGCAAGTCGGGCGCCGAGGCGAAGAAGGGCAAGTAGCCCGGAGCTCGGCGGACCCCGCGCCGACCGCACAAAACACGTCGCGCGCGGCCTCCCACCTGGAACCCGCGCGCGACCGTCCGCCCGCGGTCAGTTCGAGGCGAGCTCGTGGAACACGAGGCCGCTGCCTCCGCGCTCGACCCGCACGACGCTGCCGGGCGAGTACCGCCCGCCGAGCACGTGCTTCGCGAGCTCGTCCTCGAGGTGCTTGCGCACGGCGCGCTTCAGCGGTCGCGCCCCGCTTCGGATCCCAGCCGACCTCGGCGAGGAAGGCCTTCGCGTCGTCGGTGAGGTCGACCACGAGCGAGCGCGACGCGAGGCGGTTCGTGAACCGGGCGAGCTGGAGGTCGACGATCTGCCGCACTTCGGCGCGATCGAGGCGCTGGAAGACGACCATCTCGTCGAGGCGGTTCAGGAACTCGGGCCGGAACGCTTGCCGCACGTCGGAGAGCACGGACTCCTCGAACACCGCGCGCCGCTCCTCTTCCGTGAGCGCGGGGTCCTCCGCGAGCGCCTCGGCGTGGTGCGAGCCGATGTTGCTCGTGAGGATGATCACGGTGTTCTTGAAGTCGACCGTGCGCCCCTGGCCGTCGGTCAGGCGCCCGTCGTCGAGCACCTGGAGCAGCGTGTTCCACACGTCGGGGTGCGCCTTCTCGACCTCGTCGAACAGGATGACCGAGTAGGGCCGCCTGCGCACCGGCTCGGTGAGCTGGCCGCCCTCGTCGTAGCCCACGTACCCGGGCGGCGCGCCGATGAGCCGGCTCACAGTGTGTTTGTCGTGGTACTCGCTCATGTCGAGCCGCAGGAGCGCCCGCTCGTCGTCGAACAGGAACTCGGCGAGGGCGCGCGCGAGCTCGGTCTTGCCGACGCCGGTGGTGCCGAGGAAGAGGAAGCTGCCGACCGGCCGCTTCTCGTCGCCGAGCCCCGCCCGCGAGCGTCGCACCGCGTTCGAGACGGCCTCGATCGCGTCGCGCTGGCCCACCACGCGTGAGGCGAGGGCGTCCTCCATGCGGAGGAGCTTCTCCATCTCGCCCTCGAGCATCTTGGCGACGGGGATGCCCGTCCACTTGGCGACGATCTGGGCGATGTCGTGCTCGGTGACCTCCTCGGTGAGATAGGCCTGTTTTTCCTGTACTTTCGATAGCTTGGCTCGTAAGGCCTCGATGGCGCGCTCGGCCTCCGGCAGCTTGCCGTAGCGGAGCTCGGCGGCCCGCCCGAGGTCGCCCTTGCGCTGGGCGGTCTCGGCGTCGTTTCGAAGCTCCTCGAGCTTGGGCTTCGCCTCGCGGATCTGGTCGATGATCTCCTTCTCGCGGAGCCACTGGGCCTTCATGCCCGAGCTCTCCTCCTCGAGGTCGGCGAGCTCGCCGGCCAGCGCCTCGAGGCGCGCCTTCGACGCGGCGTCGCGCTCCTTCTTGAGCGCCTGCTGCTCGATGCGGAGCTGGGTGAGCTTGCGCTCGACCCGATCGATGTCCGCCGGCATGCTGTCGACCTCGATCTTGATCTTGGCCGCGGCCTCGTCGACGAGGTCGATCGCCTTGTCCGGCAAGAACCGCTCGGTGAGGTAGCGATCGGAGAGCGTGGCGGCGGCCACCAGCGCGGCGTCCTGGATGCGGATGCCGTGGTGCACCTCGTACCGCTCCTTCAGGCCGCGGAGGATGGCGACGGTGTCCTCGACGCTCGGCTGCGCGACGACCACCGGCTGGAAGCGGCGCTCGAGCGCGGCGTCCTTCTCGATGTGCTTTCGGTACTCGTCGAGCGTGGTGGCGCCGATGCAGCGAAGCTCGCCGCGGGCCAGCGCCGGCTTCAGCAGGTTGGCGGCGTCCATGGAGCCCTCGGAGGCGCCGGCGCCCACGATGGTGTGGAGCTCGTCGATGAAGAGCACGATCTTGCCCTGGTTCGCCTCGACCTCCTTCAGCACGGCCTTCAGGCGATCTTCGAACTCGCCGCGGTACTTTGCGCCGGCGATGAGCGCGCCCATGTCGAGCGACACGAGGCGCTTGTCGCGCAGCGACTCGGGGACGTCGCCGCGCACGATGCGGTGGGCGATGCCCTCGACGATGGCGGTCTTGCCGACGCCGGGCTCGCCGATGAGCACGGGGTTGTTCTTCCCGCGGCGCGAGAGCACCTGCATCACGCGGCGGATCTCCTCGTCGCGGCCGATGACCGGATCGATCTTGCCTTCCGCGCCGCCTCGGTGAGGTCGCGACAGTACTTGTCGAGGGCCTGGAACTTCCCCTCCGGATCGCGGTCGGTCACCCGTTGGCTCCCTCGCACCGCGGCGAGCGCGGCGAGCAGCTTGTCGTAGGTGACGCCGTGGCGCTCGAACGCGGTCTTGAGCTCGCGGTCGTGCTTCGCCATCGCGAGCAGGAAGTGCTCGACCGACACGAAGTCGTCGCGCAGCGACTTGGCCTCGTCTTCGGCGCGGCGCAGCACCTCCATGGTGCGGCGCGAGTAGCCTGGGATCGGCGCCGCCCGTGACGCGCGGCAGGCCCTCGACCACCTTCGCGGCGTCGGCCGTGAGGGCGTCGACGTCGGCGCCCGCCTTCTGGACGAGCGGCCTCGCGACGCCCTCGTCCTGCGCGAGCATCGCGACGAGGAGATGCTCGGGGATGAGCTCGGGGCTCCCTCGGCGCGCGGCGATGTCGAGCGCGGCGGCGAACGCTTCCTGGCTCTTCGTGGTCAGCTTCTCGGGGCGCATGTGACTCTCCCTTCGCGGCGGCTTCGAGCCGCCGAAGTGGTTCTCTTCGATCCGCCGCGGGCAGATCGCCGCTGGTAGACCGTCGCTTGGGCTCGCTCCCCAAGAGAGCGGGCACGCCATGGAAATAAGCACGCCCCAGGCGCGCGCAAGACCCGTACCAGCCTCGCGGTGTCAAGGGCGAGAGAACCGAAAGTCAGCGACACGTCAGCCGTCGGGCGCCTCCCACCCGGAGCGCGAGGCCGACTCGCAGCGGTCGCCCACGAGCACGTAGCCATCGATGCAGCGGATCTCGCACGTCGAGACGAAGCACACCGCGTAGCCGTTGTCGGGCTCCCGGCAGACGCCGCAGGGACCGCCGGCCCGCCCGCTGTAGCCGCCGCTCCCGCTCGAGACCTTCCCGCGACCCTCCTGCCGTGAGGAGGCGGCGACGAGCTGCACGGTCTTCACGGCGACCACCGCGGCGATGGTGGCGAGCTTGAGCGCGTCGCCGCGGAGACAGCCCGGCAGCACGACGACCGCCACCGACGTGAGGGCGAGGGCGCGCGCGAGCACGGTCGGGTGGTGGCGAGGCCGGGAGGCGCGGGGAGGGGCCATGGCAGGCGGTCCAGCAAGCCTGGTGCCAGGCTGTCGCTTGCCCGCCCGCACGAAAAGCGGGCGCCCGGCCCGGGCACAGTGAAGGCTCGTCCACGGTGGCGTGCCCTCCGCTTACCGGGTGCTCGCTGCTGCGCTAGACTAGGAGGGGAGCATGAGCGAGAACGCGGGGAGCAACGGAGGGCGCCGCCGAGCGCCGGATCGAGAGGGAGCGGTGGCGCGCCCGGCACCGACACGCTCCTGGCCTCGCTGGGCGGGCCCGAGTCCGACGGGCGCTCGACCCACGGCAGCACCCGCGTGGCGGGCGCGCCGACCGGCGCCGCGCCGCTCGCCGGCCTCGCGCCCCGGTTCACCGTCGCGCAGCGCGCCCTCGCGTTCGGCGCGTCGCTGACCGCCTCGTTCCTCGTGGGCTTGCCCGTGGTGCTCCACCACGATGGCCTCCTGGGTGCGCCGCGCACCTCGGCCGCCGCCGCGCCGCCGTGCCGCCGGCCACGCCACCGCCGGCCACGCCACCACCGACCGCCGCGGTGGGGGCCGCTGCCGCGCCACCGGCTGCCGCACCACCGGCCGCCGCCGCACCCGCGGAGGCGCCCGCACGTGTGGGGGACAAGCCACTCGCCATGAAGCCGAAGCCCGCGGTCGCTGCGCCCGCCAAGACCTCACCCCCGACGCCCGGGACGCCTGCGCCGCCTGCGGGCCCGCGCCGTCGCCCGCGCTCCAGCACGGCGCGCTGCTCCAGTGAGCGGCGCGCGTCAGGTTCGCCCAGGCTTGCTCAGGCCGACGAGCCGCCGACGGTGGTGCCGATCGCCTCGCCCATGACGGCGCGGGTGATGTTCCCGGGCGCCAGCTTGAACACGCGGATGGGCATACCGTTGTCGCGGCACATCGTCGCGGCCGTGGAGTCCATCACGCCGATGCGCTCGGAGATGAAGCGGTCGTAGCTCATGGTCGACACCATGCGCGCGTCGGGGAATTTCACAGGATCGCGGTCGTAGACGCCCTCGACCTTGGTGGCCTTGAACACCCCTCGGCGCCAATCTCCATCGCGCGGAGGGCGGCGGCCGTGTCGGTCGAGAAGAACGGGTTGCCCGTGCCCGCAGCGAAAATCACGAAGCGGCCCTTCTCGAGGTGCCGCATCGCGCGCCGGCGAATGTAGGGCTCGGCCATTTGGCGGATCTCGATGGCGGTCTGCACGCGCGTCGGGACGCCGACTTTCTCGAGGCCGTCTTGCAGCGCGAGCGCGTTCATGACGGTGGCGAGCATGCCCATGTAATCGCTCTGCGTGCGATCCATGCCCGCGGCCGCGCCCTTCAGGCCTCGGAAGATGTTGCCGCCGCCGACCACGATGCCCACCTGCACGCCGAGCCTGTAGACCCCCGCGAGCTCGGAAGCGGTCTCGCGGAGCACGTCGGGTCGAGGCCACCCTGCGCGCCCCCGAGCGCTTCGCCGCTCAGCTTGAGGAGGATGCGCTTGTAGCGGAGCCCGGGGTGAATCGCGGGCGGTGAGACGGTGAAGTCGGCCTGGCGGTCGTCGGAGCTCATGGGTCGCGTTCTACTCGGGCCGGAAGCGCTCCGCAATCGAGCGTGGCACGAGGCGTGGGGTCGGTGGTAAGTCTTCACGCGCATGCGTCCGCCCGGCCGATCCACCCTCGCAGGAACGCTGGGACCGCTCGTCCTGGTGGCTGCGCTGGGCTTCACCGCGGGGTGCGACGGGTGCAAGGGTGGCGGCCCGGCGCCCCAAGTCGATGCGGGGGAGCAGCACGCCACGACGGAGCAGCTCACCCCCGAGCTCTCCGCCAAGGTGCTCGCGAAGGTGGGCGACCGCACCATCACGCTCGGCGATTACCTCGCGGCGCTCGAGCACATGGATCAGTTCGATCGCCTCCGCTACCGCGCCCCCGAGCGCCGCAAGGAGCTGCTCGAGGAGATGATCCGCGTCGAGCTCCTCGCTCAAGAGGCGACCCAGAAGGGCTACGACAAGGACCCCGTCGCGCAGGCGGAGCTCCGCGCCGTTCTCCGCGAGGCGATGCTGGCGGACGCGCGGAAGGGCTCCCCGTCGCCGGCCGATATCCCGGAGGGCGAAGTGCGCGCGTACTTCGACGCCCACAAGGCCGACTACCACGATCCGGAGCGCCGGCGGGTCTCGTGCATCGTCACCAAAGACGACCGCCGCGAAGGTCGCGCTCGACGCAGCGCGCGCGGCGACCACCGCCGCCGCGTGGGGCGAGGTGGTGCGCCAGCGATCGACCGACCTGCAGGCGCGGGCGAGCGTACCGGTCGACCTCGCGGGCGACTTTGGCATCGTGAGCCCGCCCGGGGACGCCCGCGGAGAGAACGCGCGCGTGCCGGAGGAGGTGCGCGCCGCGGCCTTCCAGATCGAGGGCGTCGGGCAGGTGCTCCCGAAGGTGATCAAGGCCACCGGGAAGTACTGGGTCGTGCGGCTCTCCCAGAAGCTCGACGCGCGCGACCGCACGTTCGCGGAGGCCGAGCGGGTCATCCGGGTGAAGCTCGCGCAGGACAAGATCCGCGACCGCGAGCAGGCCGTGCCCCGGAGCTCAAGAAGAAGCACAAGGTCGAGATCGACCAGGCGGCGCTCGCGACCGTGCGGGTCGATCTGGCGGACGCGGGCCCGCGCTGAGCGCCCGCGGGGCCGCCGCGGCCTCAGTCGTCGAGCACGCCGAAGCTCCACGCCTCGCCGGGCTGCCGCACCACGAGCACCTGCGCCTCCACGCGCGCCAGCAGCTCGGTCGCCGACGAGCTCGCGCTGGGCCGCACGCCCACCGCGACGCCCGCTTCCCACTCCCACACGCGCGCCTCGACCACGCCGTCGACGCCGTACACGAGCTCGAGGATCCGCCGGAGGAGGCGCGGGCAGGGGGCGGCGGGAGAGGCGGGACCGGCTCCGACATGCGCT
This genomic stretch from Myxococcales bacterium harbors:
- a CDS encoding YkgJ family cysteine cluster protein; protein product: MPLRRDLSDADEADLGDAVVALHAEVERETRHLHVLHASRLQCRSGSASCCVDELTVFEVEAARIRRHHGGLLASGAAHPAGACAFLDAEGACRIYEDRPYVCRTQGLPLRWLEEDEPSAGGAGSEPLHQHELRDNCPKNEPGEALEELREEACWTLGPVETRLAELQVASALPRARTRLRALFGSRG